In Deltaproteobacteria bacterium, the sequence CACCGCCGGTGTGATCGTCGGACGATGCGCTGCCGTCGGCCGTCGAGCCCTCCCCGTCGCCGCCGGAGTTCGCCGGGTCGCCGACGGTGGGCCCGCAGGCCGACACGACGAGCGCGAGTGCGCCCGAGGTCCACGCCCACCGCAAGATCGTCACATCACCAGTCTATCAGCGTCGACGCCGGCGTCGACGAACGCGCGCAGGAGGTCGACGTAGTCGCCGGGCAGGTCGAGATCAGCCACCGCGTCCTCGGTCACCGATCTCGAACACCTCGCCGGGCCAGTCGGCGCGGGGCAGCGGGGGCGGCGTGGCGTGCCCGGCTGCGAGCCACGCGCGGCGATTCAGCGCTGCGAGTGCAGCGAGGCGCTGCGCCGGTGACAGGCTCGCGTACAGATCGCGCTTCGGGGCGCCCGCCTCGATCGGCGCGCCCTCCCAGTGGGTGCGGCGGAAGGCTGCGCGATCGTCCGACGAGGGCATGCGATCAGCATGTTAGCGCGGGCCCGAGGCGACGGCACACTCCTCGCCGCGGGGGGCCGCCGTCGCATCACGCCGCGGCAAGGGCCGCGTCCTGCGGCTACCCGCGCTCGTCGAGGCAGTAGCCCGCGGCGCGGTAGCCCACCAGCATGCTCGGGGCGTTCATCGCCGACACCGGGGTGAACGGCACCGCCGAGGCATCGGCGATGCGTACCCCGGTCACGCCGCGCAGTCGCAGTCGCGTGTCGACGGCCGCCGAAGGCGACTCGCCCATGCGTGCGGTGCCGGCGAAGTGGTACGTCGTGATCGCATTCTTGCCGACCCACTTCGCCAGCGCCTCGCGGCTCTGATTCCACGCGCCCGGCATCAACTCCTGGCTGCGCCAGGCCCCGAGGCCACCGGCCTTGCTGAGGCGCCGTGCGAACGCGATGCCGTCGACCATCGTGTCCATGTCTTCGGGGTCCGAGAAGTACGCCGGATCGACGACCACCGGGGTCCGCGGATCGCCGCTGCCCAGGCGTACGCTGCCGCGGCTCTTGGGCTTGCCGAGGATCACCACGATGCCGTAGAGGTGCTCGACGATGCGGTTGGTCGCACCGATGCCGAACGCGAGGTCGAGGCCCGAGCGGATCGCCTGCTTGAGCGGGCCGTCGTACATCGACGCCGGCAACACCTTGCCCGGCAGCATGCGCTGCATGGCCTGCTTCATGGCGCTCGGGGCGGGCCAGAACACGTAACAGGTGTCGCTCTGGCCCGGCGGCAGGTCGGCCTGCGGACGCGTGCGATAGAAGCTGTACAGCTGCGGGTACTGACAATCGACCAGACCGCGCGACACGAAGAAGAGCGGCACATTGGGGTGGTCGTGCAGGTTCTGTCCGATCGCGGCGGCGGTGTGCACCGGCGAAATGCCGGCCGCGCGCAGCGCCTGATCGGGGCCGATGCCGGAGAGCATCAGCAGCTTGGGGGTCTCGAGCGCGCCGGCGCACAGCACCACCTCGCGGTCGACCTCGACGCGGGCGTTCACGCCGTCGTGCTCGTACTCGACCGCGACCGCCCGCTTGCGCTCGTCGAACACGATGCGGTGCACGCGGGCGCCGTTGCGGAACACCAGGTTGTCGCGCGGGCCCGGCTCCTTCACGAACGCGACGTACGAGCTGCGGCGGTCGCCGCCCTCGTAGGTCATCCACTCGTAGCCGACGACGTTCGAGAGCATGCCGTCGTTGAGATCCTCGCGGCGCTCCATGCCGCACGCGACCGCGGCCGAGATGCAGGCCTCGGTCCAGCGGGTCGGCGCGCGTCGACGCGGACGCAGGCGCGCCTCGAGCCGCTCGAAGTCCGGCACCACGTCGTCCCAGCGCCAGCCCTGCGGCCACTCGGCGTAGTCCTGCTTGGCGCCGCGGGTGTAGACCATGCCGTTGACCGAGCCACTACCACCCGACACCGAGCCGGTGCCGACGAAGAAGCGCTGACCCTCGCTGTGCCGCTGCGGCACCGTGAAACGCTCCCACATCACGCGGTCGTTCGCGAACGCGTACTTGTAGCCGTCGGCCGACAGCGTCTCGGGATAGGCCTCGGCCGCGGGGCCGGCCTCGAGCACGAGGACCTTCGCGTCGCTCTCGTGCGCCAGTCGCCCGGCCACCACACATCCCGCCGAGCCACCGCCCAGCACCACGTAGTCGAAGCGCTCGTTCACGGCTGTGCCTGCTTGCCCGACTTGCGGCCGAACGCGCCGCGGATGAGCTCGACCGCCGCGCCCACGCGCTGGCGCAGGCTGCGGCCGTAGAGCAGCTTCACGACGCCGAGCATGCGATCGAAATCGCCGTCGGCGACCGGGAACACCTTGCTCGGGAAGTGAACCGGGAAGCGATCGTCGAGCACCGCCTTGACGTTGCAGAACGAGCGCAGGCCGTCGCGGCCGTTCATGCGCCCGAAGCCCGACTGCTTCACGCCGCCGAAGGTCAGATCCTGGGCCATGTACGTCACGCCGCCGAAGTCGTTGATCGCGGTCATGCCGGCCTGCAGGCGCGACGCGATGCGACGCGCCTTGGCGTGGTCGCGGCTGAACACCGCCGAGCCCAGCGCGAAGCCGGTGCCGTTGGCGACCGCGACCGCCTCGTGCTCGTCGCGCACGCGCGACAGCAGCATCACGGGCCCGAAGGTCTCCTGCTGCATGATGTCCATCTCGGGCGTGACGTCGGCCAGCACCGTCGGGGCGAAGAAATCGCCCTGCTCGGCGAGCACGCGCTTGCCCCCGGCGAGCACGCGCGCGCCCTTGGCAACCGCGTCGTCGACCAGGCGCTCGACGATGCCGAGCTGCAGCGGGGTCACCATCGCGCCGACGTCGACCACGCCCTGCTTGGGGTCGCCCTGGACCAGGCTGCGGGCCAGCGCGCCGACGGTGTCGGCGAAGCGGTCGTAGACCGTGTCGAACACCAGGATGCGCTCGCAGGCGACGCAGTTCTGGCCGGCGTTGATGAAGCAGCCGGCCATCGCGGCGTGGGCGGCCTGCTCGATGTGCGCGTCGTCGCAGACGATGAGCGGATCCTTGCCGCCGAGCTCGAGCGTCACCGGGATCAGCGCCTTGGCGGCCGACGCCAGCACCCGCTGGCCGTTGTGCACCGAGCCGATGAAGATGAGCGAATCGATGCCGTTCTCGATCAGCGCCTGGCCGGTCTCGCCGTAGCCCTGCACCAGCTGCACGAGCTCGGGCGAGCAGCCCTCGGCCCGCAGCGCGTCGCGGGCGATCTCCACCACGCGCTCGGCCGACCACGCCACCCACTCCGAGGGCTTGATCACCACTGCGTTGCCGGCCATGAGCGCCGGCACCAGCGGGTTCAAGATGTTCTGCAGCGGATAGTTCCACGGGATGATCGCGCCGACGACCCCGAGCGGGTGGAACTCGAGGCGCGCCCGCTTGTGCACGAGCACGCCCGAGCTCACCGGCTCCGGTGACAGCCACTTCTCGCCGTTGGCGATGGTCCAGCGCAGCTTCTCGAGCACCGGCCAGATCTCGCCGACCAGCGCGTTCTCGCGGGTCTTGCCGGCGTCCTTCACGACCACGTCGACCAGCTCGTGCGCGTGCGACAGCAGGTGGTCGATCATGCGTCCGAGCACCGCGCGGCGCTTGGCGAAGTCGGTCTCGGCCCAGCCGATCTGCGCGGCGCGGGCCCGCTCGATGGCGGCCTTCACCTGCTCGGGCGTGTCGACCGGCACGGTGCCCAGCGGCGCCCGGGCGGCGGGATCGAAGCAACGGATCGTGCGGCCGTCGGCGGCACGGATGTCGACGACGTTGTCGGCGGCGCTCATCGGATCAACTCCCTGGCCGGGACCACGTTGCCGCAGCCCGCTTCGGCCCCCGCGTGTGCCCTCGGCGCACGGGTGGCCAGATGTTCTTCCCACTTGCGAATCGTCAGGTCCTGGAACGCCTTCACCACCGGCGAGAGCTCGGGCGCGGGCTTGTCCCAGAACTGCTCCCAACCGCGCTGTTCGTGGCCGATGACCCACACGTCCTGGCCCAACAATGGCTGCAGCGTCAGCACGCGTTGCGCCCGCATCATCCGACTGACCAACCAATAGGGCAGTTTCCAGCCGAGCTTGGGGACGCGGATCACGTCGGGGCGGAGATAGAAGATGAAGATGTGTCGATTGTTGCTGCCGTCCCACGGCAACGTGAAGAGGAAGTGCTTGATGCGATTGTCCGTATTCGACCAGTGATACGGGTAGTCGTAGCAAGCCAGCATGTGATCGCAGCCCGACTCGGACCGATCGATGAACCAATCCTGCAATCGGCCGGCGGCGATCTTCGAGCGGTACTCGAGCTCGACGCGATCACCGACGGTCTCGCACCGCAGTAGATCGGTGCCCGCGAAGGGCTGGTACTTGCGATGGAGGAATCCGTGCGTGAAATCCGAGACGTTCTCGAGCAACATCGAGAAGTGGCCCGGTGAATCGAATTGCACGAAGGCGTGGGGCCAGGGCCGGTCGCCCTCGAGCTCGGGAATCGAGGGGATGTCGCGGGTGGTGGCGAGCGCCGGGTCGCCCGGGAACACGAAGATGAGGCCGTAACGCTCGCGCACCGGCACCGAATCGATGCGGATGTTGGGTGCCTTGTGCCCGAACAGGTCGTGGGGGATCTCGGCCTTGCCCTCGCCGTCGTAGGACCAGCCGTGGTACGGGCACACCAGCCGGCAGCCGACCACCTGGCCCTCTGTGAGCTTGACGTGGCGGTGGGCGCAGCGGTTCTCGACCGCGCGCAGGCGGCCGTCGTCGCCGCGGAAGACCGCGATGGAGCGGCCGAGGAACTTCACCTCGGTGTGTGCGCCGGGCAACAAGTGCTTGCTCTGCAGCGCCGCGTACCAGTAGTTGGGATCGAGGCCCGACGCGCGCGCCTTCTGGCGGCGGTTCTTGGCGTGCTCGAAGTCCGGTGGTGGGGCGGAGGCGTGACCGCTGAAGTGGTCCATGGTGCTCGTGCTCCTGGGCCCGAAGTGGGCCCGTCCAGGCCTGATTCGACGCCGCGTCAGCGGGGCAGAATCTGGATTCTGGAACGGGAATCTCGTATTCTGCTCGCCAGACCGTGTCAAGCTCGGCTCGCAACGAGGCCTCCGATGGGCGTGCCCGCATGCTGCAGGCCCGTCGGGAGCTCTACCGCTCGGCGCTCGTGGAGGCCGCCGAGGTCGAGTTCGCGGCGGCGGGGTACGACGGCGTGAAGGTGCAGTCGATCGCGCGGCGGGCGGGCGTCTCCCTGGCCACCTTCTACGCGGCGTTCCCCGGCAAGTGGGAGGTCTTTCGCGCGGTGCAGGAGGATCGTCTCGCGATCCTGATGCGCGAGGTCGGCACCGCGGTGATGGCCGCGCGCACCAGCTTCGATCGCCTGCGCCTCGGCATCGAGGGCTACCTGCGCTTCCACATCGAGCACCCGAACTTCCTGAAGATGCAGCTTCGCGAGCACGTGCCGTGGGGCACCACCGACGAGCTGCGCACGCCCGAGCAGACCCGCGCCTGGGAGGCCGGGCTGCAGATGCTCATCGCGGGCTTTCGCAGCGGCATGGCCGAGGGCCTGCTCGAGCCCGACGACCCCGAGCTGTGTGCCCGCACCGCGACCGCGATGAGCCAGGTGCGATTGGTGCGGTGGATCGACCGCGGGATGGCGGACGACGTCGAATCGGTCGTGGGGGCCGCGATGCGGCAGTTCGTGCGGACGTTCGTGCGATTGGAACGGCAGGCCGACGTGCTGGTCGGGCTGTAGCTGGGGCGCGCGTGGTCGCGCGCCCGGTGGACGAGCGCCGCTGAGGACGCCGCGTGTTCGTGGTACGTCGGCGGCGTGCGTCGGGGGCGGACGACGGTTGCTGCGAATGGCTGGGGATCCGGCTTGGTGCTGGCGATCGCCTGCGGGTGTTCGCCGGCGGATGGATCGTTGCCGGTGGTGGCGCGGGGGCGGTATGTGGAGATCGCGACGCTGCGCGACGAGCCGATCTGCGGCGGGACGGCGGCGTACTTCGACCGCTTCATCGAATCCGGCATGGCGCTCTTGGGCGAAGAGCCACCGGATCGACGGTTCGTTCGATTCGAGTGGCTGATGCCACCTGCGGAACAGCTCTCGGTCACTGGTGTCGGACGAACGCGGTGTGTCTCTGGGGGATCGCTCATCACCAGCGATGATTCGCTCGTGCACGAGCACGAGTTGGCACACGCGATCCATGGGACTGCGCTTCCGAGCACGAACGGATTACTGCAAGAGGGTTTCGCGATTCTCTTGGATTCGAAGCGCATCTACCGGGACATGGTGTGGCCGGAAGGTGAGTCGATCGATCGTGTAGTCTCGGAGGTTCCGTTCAGCTACGACGACTACCCGCTGGCGTGGTTGTGATCCCCGGGGTCGGCGATACCTTCCGCGTCAACGGGCGCGCGACCATCACCACCGATCGCGACCTGCTCGCGCCCTTGTGCGGTCGAGGGCAAGGTGCCGGCGCTCGGGATCCTCGTGGACATCGAGGCCGCGTTCACCCACTGCTCCAAGGCGTCGATCGGCGCGTCGCTGTGGGACCCGGCGGGCTTCGTCGAGCGTGCAATCTTGCCGAGCAGCGGCGAGATCTTGCAGCTGCTGCAGGCCGACCCGGCGTTCGATGCCGCGAAGTACGACGAGGAGCGAGCCGCCCGCTACGCGCGGCGCGAGGGCTTCTACTGAGATTGCGGCCGGCGGCGGTAGCATCGGCCGGTCGTGACTCGTCTCCCGCGCATGACCGAGCTCCCTCCCGGGCAGCGCGAGCGCCCCGACTTCCCGCGCTTCGGGCTGACGCCGTTCGCGGAGCGATTCCCGGCCTCGATCGACGCGC encodes:
- a CDS encoding GMC family oxidoreductase, with protein sequence MNERFDYVVLGGGSAGCVVAGRLAHESDAKVLVLEAGPAAEAYPETLSADGYKYAFANDRVMWERFTVPQRHSEGQRFFVGTGSVSGGSGSVNGMVYTRGAKQDYAEWPQGWRWDDVVPDFERLEARLRPRRRAPTRWTEACISAAVACGMERREDLNDGMLSNVVGYEWMTYEGGDRRSSYVAFVKEPGPRDNLVFRNGARVHRIVFDERKRAVAVEYEHDGVNARVEVDREVVLCAGALETPKLLMLSGIGPDQALRAAGISPVHTAAAIGQNLHDHPNVPLFFVSRGLVDCQYPQLYSFYRTRPQADLPPGQSDTCYVFWPAPSAMKQAMQRMLPGKVLPASMYDGPLKQAIRSGLDLAFGIGATNRIVEHLYGIVVILGKPKSRGSVRLGSGDPRTPVVVDPAYFSDPEDMDTMVDGIAFARRLSKAGGLGAWRSQELMPGAWNQSREALAKWVGKNAITTYHFAGTARMGESPSAAVDTRLRLRGVTGVRIADASAVPFTPVSAMNAPSMLVGYRAAGYCLDERG
- a CDS encoding aldehyde dehydrogenase family protein, with the protein product MSAADNVVDIRAADGRTIRCFDPAARAPLGTVPVDTPEQVKAAIERARAAQIGWAETDFAKRRAVLGRMIDHLLSHAHELVDVVVKDAGKTRENALVGEIWPVLEKLRWTIANGEKWLSPEPVSSGVLVHKRARLEFHPLGVVGAIIPWNYPLQNILNPLVPALMAGNAVVIKPSEWVAWSAERVVEIARDALRAEGCSPELVQLVQGYGETGQALIENGIDSLIFIGSVHNGQRVLASAAKALIPVTLELGGKDPLIVCDDAHIEQAAHAAMAGCFINAGQNCVACERILVFDTVYDRFADTVGALARSLVQGDPKQGVVDVGAMVTPLQLGIVERLVDDAVAKGARVLAGGKRVLAEQGDFFAPTVLADVTPEMDIMQQETFGPVMLLSRVRDEHEAVAVANGTGFALGSAVFSRDHAKARRIASRLQAGMTAINDFGGVTYMAQDLTFGGVKQSGFGRMNGRDGLRSFCNVKAVLDDRFPVHFPSKVFPVADGDFDRMLGVVKLLYGRSLRQRVGAAVELIRGAFGRKSGKQAQP
- a CDS encoding Rieske 2Fe-2S domain-containing protein; this translates as MDHFSGHASAPPPDFEHAKNRRQKARASGLDPNYWYAALQSKHLLPGAHTEVKFLGRSIAVFRGDDGRLRAVENRCAHRHVKLTEGQVVGCRLVCPYHGWSYDGEGKAEIPHDLFGHKAPNIRIDSVPVRERYGLIFVFPGDPALATTRDIPSIPELEGDRPWPHAFVQFDSPGHFSMLLENVSDFTHGFLHRKYQPFAGTDLLRCETVGDRVELEYRSKIAAGRLQDWFIDRSESGCDHMLACYDYPYHWSNTDNRIKHFLFTLPWDGSNNRHIFIFYLRPDVIRVPKLGWKLPYWLVSRMMRAQRVLTLQPLLGQDVWVIGHEQRGWEQFWDKPAPELSPVVKAFQDLTIRKWEEHLATRAPRAHAGAEAGCGNVVPARELIR
- a CDS encoding TetR/AcrR family transcriptional regulator, whose amino-acid sequence is MSSSARNEASDGRARMLQARRELYRSALVEAAEVEFAAAGYDGVKVQSIARRAGVSLATFYAAFPGKWEVFRAVQEDRLAILMREVGTAVMAARTSFDRLRLGIEGYLRFHIEHPNFLKMQLREHVPWGTTDELRTPEQTRAWEAGLQMLIAGFRSGMAEGLLEPDDPELCARTATAMSQVRLVRWIDRGMADDVESVVGAAMRQFVRTFVRLERQADVLVGL